ACGACAACCCGGCGCAGGCGGCGGCCCCGCTTGGCCGGAGATACAAGTGTGTTCACCTTCACCACGTCTACATCGAACAAGGTTTCAATGGCTTCCTTGATCTGTTGTTTGGTCGCCTCGCGCCGGACTTCAAACGCATACTGCCGCAACTCGCTTTGCTGGCTCGACTTCTCGGTGATCAACGGGCGGCGCAGAATTTCATAAACGTTGTTGCTCATTGCTCGCTCCCGAGATAGGCTTTGATCACGTCGAGCGCGGCCAGCGGCATGACCAGCGTTTCGTAGCCCAGCAAGTCGCGCACGTTCAGGTATTTGGCGTTGAGGGTCTTGGCCGTCGGCAGGTTGCGGGCCGACTTCTGAACGGCGTCATTAGAATCCGGCAACACCACCAGCGCCGACTTCCCGGCGCCAATCGCCTTGAGGGCCTTCACGATCTCTTTCGTCTTCGGCCCTTCAA
This Chloroflexota bacterium DNA region includes the following protein-coding sequences:
- the rplW gene encoding 50S ribosomal protein L23 is translated as MSNNVYEILRRPLITEKSSQQSELRQYAFEVRREATKQQIKEAIETLFDVDVVKVNTLVSPAKRGRRLRRVVVRNAAYKKALVTLAEGQTIDVFEGVK